The proteins below come from a single Pedobacter aquae genomic window:
- a CDS encoding DUF3078 domain-containing protein produces the protein MKFIKIGIISLLAIISLSTKTKAQLLDFETDTIKISPIYPKKNILTSRLPFFYIKKQDLPFYLIKRKVNYWKTTGSFGLNLNQAAFSDNWSSGGVNSISLSTLLNYKAEYNKDGKNFISEVILQYGKLKNKDQMERKTNDRIFWDNKAAFRLSENWNFFGSISFESQFDLGYTYSKDKATGEETRRPISRFMSPGYLTESFGFEYKPEKFFSVRLGTGTARQTFMLDTTLYRNNPRNFGVPIGKNFRNELAFQAVVNFDKDIATNINLKSRYLLFANYERLNNIDQRLDVTLTAKVNRLVNVTVAGTALYDDDFSGQIQSSQSLALGLVYKFTP, from the coding sequence ATGAAGTTTATCAAAATTGGCATCATTTCCTTACTAGCTATTATTTCATTAAGCACAAAAACCAAAGCACAATTACTTGATTTTGAAACAGATACCATTAAAATATCTCCTATATATCCCAAAAAAAATATATTAACCAGCAGATTGCCTTTCTTTTACATCAAAAAACAAGATTTACCTTTTTATCTAATTAAAAGAAAGGTTAATTATTGGAAAACAACAGGCTCTTTTGGTCTTAATTTAAACCAAGCTGCTTTTAGTGATAATTGGAGTAGTGGTGGGGTAAACTCTATTTCTTTAAGTACTTTGTTAAATTATAAAGCTGAGTATAATAAAGATGGTAAAAACTTTATTTCTGAAGTTATTTTACAATATGGTAAGCTCAAAAATAAAGACCAAATGGAGCGTAAAACCAACGACCGTATTTTTTGGGATAATAAAGCAGCGTTTAGATTATCAGAAAACTGGAATTTCTTTGGTTCTATAAGTTTTGAATCTCAGTTTGACCTTGGATATACCTATTCTAAAGATAAAGCAACCGGAGAAGAAACCAGACGCCCTATCTCCAGATTTATGTCGCCCGGTTATTTAACAGAGTCTTTTGGTTTTGAGTATAAGCCAGAGAAATTTTTCAGTGTACGTTTAGGCACAGGTACTGCCCGTCAAACTTTTATGTTAGATACTACTTTGTATAGAAATAATCCAAGAAATTTTGGTGTTCCTATTGGCAAAAACTTTAGAAATGAGCTTGCTTTTCAGGCGGTTGTAAATTTCGATAAGGATATAGCTACCAATATCAATTTAAAATCGAGGTACTTATTATTTGCCAATTACGAGCGTTTAAATAATATAGACCAAAGGCTGGATGTGACCTTAACTGCAAAGGTTAATCGTTTAGTTAATGTTACCGTTGCTGGTACAGCTTTGTATGATGATGATTTTAGTGGTCAGATACAATCTAGCCAGTCTTTAGCATTGGGTTTAGTATATAAATTTACACCATAA
- a CDS encoding DUF6358 family protein: protein MFKKVLFNVILNLIIICSAIGAVMAFKAGNYFLPLLLLAAFGLSLYYKIKLMKQVREEMKLKAEEKLKNKNPKKRS, encoded by the coding sequence ATGTTTAAAAAGGTATTATTTAACGTTATTTTAAACTTAATCATTATATGCTCTGCCATAGGAGCTGTAATGGCTTTTAAGGCTGGTAATTATTTCTTACCCTTACTTTTATTAGCGGCATTTGGCTTAAGCTTATATTATAAAATTAAGTTGATGAAGCAGGTACGAGAAGAAATGAAACTTAAGGCAGAAGAAAAGCTTAAAAATAAAAATCCTAAAAAGCGCTCTTGA
- a CDS encoding sensor histidine kinase, giving the protein MNPYERKRRWKYLLLFFAIVIAVSSLWYTDFLVQNIAKSERTRAELWAQSLKRMFETDNDEMMNFLFTIRDSLPVPAIVTSEKDSIITYQGLDTAKTYFEIESNKKYDPKYFLKELREMKNQHNPIPVEFYGKKNLIYYKDSDLLNQLKVFPYIQLSLIAVFLMLAYFAFNSARKSEQNQVWVGLAKETAHQLGTPISSLMAWVELLKERFKADDSLILEMENDVRRLEVVADRFSKIGSKPILSSHSVYDVVKDFVDYFRVRVSDKITFEVNGDEQLEALINVPLFDWVIENILKNAVNAIDGKGIISINIQENIVKEQIIIDITDTGKGIPRSKFDTVFQPGFTTRKRGWGLGLSLTKRMIENYHGGQVFVKESELGKGTTFRIILKSSINYVPTI; this is encoded by the coding sequence ATGAATCCTTACGAAAGAAAACGTCGCTGGAAATATCTCCTACTTTTTTTCGCAATAGTTATTGCTGTTTCATCACTTTGGTATACTGATTTTTTGGTGCAAAACATTGCAAAATCAGAACGTACCCGGGCCGAGCTTTGGGCGCAAAGTCTTAAGCGAATGTTTGAAACAGATAACGATGAGATGATGAATTTCCTTTTCACCATAAGGGATAGCTTACCTGTACCCGCAATTGTTACCAGTGAAAAAGACTCTATCATTACCTACCAAGGTTTAGACACGGCTAAAACATATTTTGAAATTGAAAGCAATAAAAAATACGACCCAAAGTATTTTTTAAAAGAGCTACGGGAAATGAAAAACCAGCACAATCCCATCCCGGTAGAGTTTTATGGAAAAAAGAATCTTATTTACTATAAGGATAGCGATTTGCTCAATCAACTTAAGGTTTTCCCTTACATCCAACTCAGTTTAATAGCTGTTTTTCTGATGCTGGCATACTTTGCTTTTAATTCGGCAAGAAAATCAGAACAAAACCAAGTTTGGGTTGGTTTAGCTAAAGAAACAGCGCATCAACTGGGCACACCCATATCCTCTTTAATGGCATGGGTAGAGCTTTTAAAAGAAAGGTTTAAAGCCGATGATTCTTTGATACTAGAAATGGAAAATGATGTTAGAAGACTAGAGGTTGTGGCCGATAGATTTTCTAAAATCGGTTCTAAGCCTATCTTAAGCAGTCATTCTGTTTATGATGTTGTTAAAGATTTTGTTGATTATTTTAGGGTTAGGGTATCAGATAAAATTACTTTTGAGGTTAACGGAGACGAGCAGCTAGAAGCCCTTATTAACGTCCCTTTGTTTGATTGGGTGATTGAAAACATCCTTAAAAATGCAGTAAACGCTATTGATGGGAAAGGTATCATCAGCATCAATATCCAAGAAAATATTGTTAAAGAACAAATTATTATAGACATCACAGATACAGGTAAAGGTATCCCACGCTCTAAATTTGACACCGTTTTTCAACCAGGCTTTACTACCAGAAAGAGAGGCTGGGGTTTGGGCTTATCATTAACTAAAAGAATGATAGAAAACTACCACGGCGGGCAGGTTTTTGTAAAAGAGTCTGAACTGGGTAAGGGCACCACATTTAGAATTATACTTAAAAGCAGCATAAATTATGTACCAACCATTTAG
- the ffh gene encoding signal recognition particle protein: MFDNLQEKLEGAFKVLKGQGSITEINVAETMKEIRKALLDADVNYKTAKSFTDEVKQKALGQNVLTAISPGQLLTKIMNDELTNLMGGQVTELDLKANPTIILIAGLNGAGKTTFTGKLANFLKTQKNKKPLLVAGDVYRPAAIDQLEVLAGQVNAEVYTNRESKDPVAIALEGIAHGKKNGNNVIIIDTAGRLTLDDALMDEIAEVKRATNPQEILFVVDAMTGQDAVNTAKVFNDRLDFTGVVLTKLDGDTRGGAALSIKSVVNKPIKFVGTGEKMDALDVFYPERMASRILGMGDVVSLVERAQQQFDEKEAAALQKKIRKNKFDFNDFLGQIQQIKKMGNIKDLMGMIPGVGKMMKNVDIDDNAFKGIESIITSMTPYERENPDTINQSRRIRIAKGSGNDITEVNKLIKQFEDMRKVMKQFSDPSAMSKMQKMMKNMPGGMGR, translated from the coding sequence ATGTTTGACAATCTACAGGAGAAGCTTGAAGGCGCTTTTAAAGTCTTAAAAGGACAAGGAAGCATTACCGAAATTAACGTGGCAGAAACCATGAAAGAGATAAGAAAAGCTCTTTTAGATGCCGATGTTAACTATAAAACTGCAAAATCATTTACTGACGAGGTTAAGCAAAAAGCTTTAGGGCAAAACGTTTTAACAGCTATTTCACCTGGCCAGTTACTAACCAAAATCATGAATGATGAGCTGACTAACCTTATGGGCGGTCAGGTTACAGAGCTTGATTTAAAAGCTAATCCAACCATAATTTTAATTGCCGGACTGAACGGTGCTGGTAAAACTACTTTTACCGGAAAGCTTGCAAATTTCCTTAAAACTCAAAAAAATAAAAAACCATTATTGGTTGCCGGTGATGTTTACAGACCAGCCGCTATAGACCAATTAGAGGTTTTAGCTGGGCAAGTAAATGCCGAGGTTTATACCAATCGTGAATCTAAAGACCCAGTTGCTATTGCCTTAGAAGGTATTGCACATGGTAAGAAAAACGGCAATAACGTTATCATCATAGATACTGCTGGTCGTTTAACTTTAGATGATGCCTTGATGGATGAAATTGCTGAAGTTAAAAGAGCAACCAACCCACAAGAAATACTATTTGTAGTGGATGCCATGACCGGGCAAGATGCGGTAAACACGGCTAAGGTATTTAATGATCGTTTAGATTTTACCGGAGTTGTTTTAACCAAATTAGATGGTGACACTCGTGGTGGAGCAGCCCTTTCTATCAAATCTGTAGTAAACAAACCTATTAAATTTGTAGGTACAGGCGAGAAAATGGATGCGCTAGATGTTTTCTATCCAGAGAGGATGGCGTCTCGTATCTTAGGAATGGGTGATGTGGTATCTTTAGTAGAAAGAGCACAACAACAGTTTGACGAGAAAGAAGCAGCAGCGCTTCAAAAGAAAATCAGGAAAAATAAATTTGATTTTAATGATTTTTTAGGTCAAATACAGCAAATCAAAAAAATGGGTAACATTAAAGATTTGATGGGCATGATACCCGGCGTTGGTAAAATGATGAAGAATGTTGATATAGATGATAATGCCTTTAAAGGTATAGAATCTATCATTACTTCTATGACACCTTACGAGCGTGAAAATCCGGATACTATTAACCAAAGCAGAAGAATAAGAATTGCTAAAGGTTCTGGCAACGATATTACAGAAGTAAATAAATTAATTAAGCAGTTTGAGGATATGCGTAAAGTGATGAAGCAATTCTCAGACCCATCGGCCATGTCTAAAATGCAGAAAATGATGAAGAATATGCCTGGTGGTATGGGTAGGTAA
- a CDS encoding glucosaminidase domain-containing protein: protein MKRLNLYAALLVVCCITIFQACSPKTQSYHKQNKQIEKTADKKTSGNYTSYNAASYIERFKNIAITSMNKYGIPASITLAQAILESGTGNSDLAKYANNHFGIKCTSDWKGKGYYKDDDKKDDCFRVYHNPEESFKDHSEFLKRKRYAPLFELDKNDYEGWAYGLKQAGYATNPKYPQLLIGIIERYNLTQYDSWEGRYEKIKREDRVLADINKNIPKETQKERTTNAPVLIEGNKYVVQTGDTLYNVSKRFGLTVDDLMLLNNLSDNNIKIGQSLIIKK from the coding sequence ATGAAAAGACTTAACCTTTATGCTGCTCTACTAGTTGTTTGTTGTATAACGATTTTTCAGGCTTGCTCTCCTAAAACACAAAGCTACCACAAACAAAATAAGCAAATAGAAAAAACTGCTGATAAGAAAACAAGTGGTAATTATACAAGCTATAACGCCGCTTCTTACATAGAAAGATTTAAAAATATTGCCATTACATCTATGAATAAGTATGGTATACCAGCTAGTATTACCTTAGCACAAGCTATCTTAGAATCTGGAACAGGAAATAGCGATTTAGCTAAATATGCCAATAACCATTTTGGTATTAAATGTACCAGCGATTGGAAAGGTAAAGGTTATTATAAGGATGATGATAAAAAAGACGATTGCTTTAGGGTTTACCACAACCCCGAAGAAAGTTTTAAAGACCATTCTGAATTTTTAAAACGTAAACGTTATGCACCTTTATTTGAGTTAGATAAAAATGATTACGAAGGCTGGGCTTACGGATTAAAACAAGCAGGTTATGCTACCAATCCAAAATATCCGCAACTTTTAATTGGTATTATAGAGCGCTATAACCTTACCCAATACGATAGCTGGGAAGGACGATACGAAAAGATTAAAAGAGAAGACCGTGTTTTGGCAGATATCAATAAAAATATACCTAAAGAAACTCAAAAAGAAAGAACTACCAATGCCCCGGTTTTAATAGAAGGCAATAAATATGTAGTGCAAACGGGAGATACACTATACAATGTTTCTAAACGTTTTGGCCTTACGGTTGATGATTTAATGTTACTTAACAATTTAAGTGATAATAATATTAAAATTGGCCAAAGCCTTATCATAAAGAAATAA
- a CDS encoding rhodanese-like domain-containing protein — translation MNEITVAELKKWRDEGKEFQLIDVREPFEYEMSNIEGENIPLASVLLEADKISKDIPVVIQCRSGARSAAALNQLQNLGYANLYNLKGGILAWAAEIEPGMKVY, via the coding sequence ATGAACGAGATAACAGTAGCAGAGCTAAAAAAATGGAGAGATGAAGGCAAGGAATTTCAATTAATTGATGTTCGTGAGCCTTTTGAATATGAAATGTCTAATATAGAGGGAGAAAATATTCCGCTAGCTAGCGTTTTATTAGAGGCCGATAAAATATCAAAAGATATTCCTGTAGTTATTCAATGCCGTAGTGGCGCCAGAAGTGCTGCTGCTTTAAACCAATTGCAAAACCTAGGTTATGCCAACCTTTATAATTTAAAAGGCGGTATTTTAGCTTGGGCTGCAGAAATTGAACCTGGCATGAAAGTATATTAA
- a CDS encoding DinB family protein — protein MYQPFSNEYAPYYEGYIKLVSGQNILRKLKNQLNEVDDFLAEIPAEKHDYAYADGKWTIKEVVAHLIDTERVMAYRAMRFSRNDFTPLPGFDQDFYMQNIDVSKRSFNDLVDELLIMRQANLYFFKSLTEEDYKKKGVASEREVSVGALLFIMAGHIEHHFRVLKEKYLK, from the coding sequence ATGTACCAACCATTTAGTAACGAATACGCTCCATATTACGAAGGATACATCAAATTGGTATCTGGCCAAAACATCCTTAGAAAGTTAAAAAACCAATTAAATGAGGTTGATGATTTTTTGGCAGAAATACCTGCAGAAAAACATGATTACGCTTACGCTGATGGTAAATGGACCATTAAAGAAGTTGTTGCCCATTTAATAGATACAGAAAGGGTGATGGCTTACCGGGCCATGCGTTTCTCAAGAAATGATTTTACACCTCTGCCAGGTTTTGATCAGGATTTTTACATGCAAAATATAGATGTAAGCAAACGTTCTTTTAATGATTTGGTTGATGAGTTATTAATCATGAGACAGGCTAACCTCTATTTTTTTAAATCATTAACAGAAGAAGATTATAAGAAAAAAGGTGTAGCAAGCGAAAGAGAAGTAAGTGTTGGTGCTTTATTATTTATTATGGCAGGCCATATAGAGCATCATTTTAGGGTATTAAAAGAAAAGTATTTGAAATGA
- a CDS encoding DUF4407 domain-containing protein, with amino-acid sequence MKKITDFFWFCSGAHIETLKKYPTEHNKYVGIGATIFFTALFASLSGGYAMYFVFSGSSAAVLFAMLFGVIWGLAIFNMDRYIVASIKKTGGSNQQIYQALPRILLAIMIGIVISRPLELKIFDKEIRQKLKTSYLNGQRSKIDTLNRAFSDKYSIELAKFEELKSEKDSLEKDINRSRYILNQEVFGDKTNQTSGVTGFGTYAKQKEAIINQKEARLIQVRNDIQRIDDIINRRKEMEGLNSTLLFNEKQLDSLANVAGFADRNYALGQLSFNPDGSRDVDTYLAISFISFLFVLLECLPVFVKLMSDKGPYDVALQNIESVAIHNSEKEKDHKIVVTDNTLDTLNNAEIDKKKILIERRVKKDLEDFS; translated from the coding sequence ATGAAAAAAATAACCGATTTCTTTTGGTTTTGCTCTGGCGCACACATAGAAACACTTAAAAAATATCCTACAGAACATAATAAATATGTTGGTATCGGTGCAACCATATTCTTTACTGCCTTATTTGCTTCTTTATCTGGCGGTTACGCTATGTATTTTGTTTTTTCTGGGAGTAGTGCCGCTGTTTTATTTGCGATGTTATTTGGTGTTATTTGGGGCTTAGCCATTTTTAATATGGACCGCTACATTGTTGCTAGTATTAAGAAAACAGGTGGCTCTAACCAACAAATTTATCAAGCTTTACCTAGGATATTATTAGCCATCATGATTGGTATAGTGATATCAAGACCTTTAGAGCTGAAAATTTTTGATAAAGAAATTAGGCAAAAGCTTAAAACCAGCTATTTAAACGGACAGCGTTCTAAAATTGATACTTTAAACAGAGCCTTCTCGGATAAATATAGTATTGAGCTTGCGAAGTTTGAGGAATTAAAATCAGAGAAAGATTCTTTAGAGAAAGATATCAACCGCTCCAGATATATTTTAAATCAAGAAGTTTTTGGCGATAAAACCAACCAAACCAGTGGTGTAACGGGCTTTGGCACTTATGCCAAGCAAAAAGAAGCTATTATAAACCAAAAAGAAGCCCGCTTAATACAAGTAAGAAATGATATACAGCGTATAGACGATATCATTAACCGGCGTAAAGAAATGGAGGGCTTAAATAGCACTTTACTTTTTAACGAAAAACAACTGGATAGTTTAGCTAATGTTGCTGGCTTTGCCGATAGGAATTATGCGCTTGGGCAGCTTTCTTTTAACCCTGATGGTAGCAGAGATGTAGATACTTATTTGGCAATATCTTTTATATCTTTCCTGTTTGTGCTTTTAGAATGTTTACCAGTTTTTGTGAAATTGATGTCTGATAAAGGCCCTTATGATGTTGCCCTACAAAACATAGAAAGCGTAGCTATTCACAACAGCGAAAAGGAAAAAGACCACAAAATTGTAGTTACCGATAATACCTTGGACACTTTAAACAATGCCGAAATAGACAAAAAGAAAATCTTGATAGAACGAAGGGTGAAAAAGGATTTAGAAGATTTTAGCTAA
- a CDS encoding O-methyltransferase, with translation MELLNESLKLYLKQYCEPEPELLKHIDRETNLKVLMPRMVSGHYQGRVISLLTKLVCPKNILEIGTFTGYATLCFAEGLVEDGKIITLDINEELEDRVRGYFAQSAYADKIDYRIGNAMEIVPTLKETFDMVFIDADKKNNLNYYHLVFNQVKPGGLIIVDNVLWSGKVVAQKEDKDTSNIINFNDEIAKDQRVEKLILPVRDGLFIIRKK, from the coding sequence ATGGAACTTCTTAACGAAAGCTTAAAGCTTTACCTAAAACAGTATTGCGAACCAGAACCAGAGCTTTTAAAACATATAGACCGGGAAACCAATCTTAAAGTTTTAATGCCCAGAATGGTGTCTGGCCATTACCAAGGCAGGGTAATTAGCTTGTTAACTAAACTCGTATGTCCCAAAAATATACTAGAGATTGGCACTTTTACAGGTTATGCTACGTTATGCTTTGCTGAAGGACTGGTAGAAGATGGTAAAATTATTACACTTGATATTAACGAAGAGTTGGAAGATAGAGTAAGAGGTTATTTTGCTCAATCTGCTTACGCGGATAAAATTGATTATCGCATTGGTAATGCTATGGAGATAGTACCTACGCTTAAAGAAACTTTTGACATGGTATTTATTGATGCTGATAAGAAAAACAACCTTAATTATTATCACTTGGTTTTTAACCAAGTAAAACCTGGTGGGTTAATTATTGTTGATAATGTTTTATGGAGTGGTAAAGTAGTAGCGCAAAAAGAAGATAAAGATACCAGCAATATTATTAATTTTAATGATGAAATAGCTAAAGACCAACGCGTTGAAAAACTTATTTTACCTGTTAGAGATGGCTTATTCATCATCAGAAAGAAATAG